In one Silene latifolia isolate original U9 population chromosome 10, ASM4854445v1, whole genome shotgun sequence genomic region, the following are encoded:
- the LOC141607401 gene encoding uncharacterized protein LOC141607401 translates to MVYIGFWNIRGLNKWNKQGDIRRFLHINKIGLFGLVETRVKIKNKDRIQAGFGSPWQIIDNSEVKDSGRIWLLWDSSQFIITCIRKELQVIHAQVTNLMTGFEWTCSLVYGCNKDSDRVYLWNSMISLKPTVNGPWLIMGDFNNVHYVDERIGSQVTDSEVREFQNCVDICSLYDMISTGAYFTWNNKQEGDARVFSRIDRVLANDEWILNGPTGVVSFLQEGLYDHSPCLIKLGEDTVRRKGYFKYFNMWGKSANFKNIVTEIWRQPIQGCRMFNWSRSLKL, encoded by the coding sequence ATGGTTTATATAGGTTTTTGGAACATAAGAGGTCTTAATAAATGGaataagcaaggtgatattagAAGATTCTTGCACATTAATAAAATTGGCCTGTTTGGTTTGGTTGAAACCAGGGTTAAGATTAAGAATAAAGATAGAATTCAGGCTGGGTTTGGTAGTCCTTGGCAAATAATTGATAATAGTGAGGTGAAAGATAGTGGTAGAATCTGGTTACTGTGGGATTCCTCACAATTTATTATTACTTGCATTAGGAAGGAGCTGCAGGTCATTCATGCTCAGGTTACTAATCTGATGACTGGGTTTGAATGGACCTGTTCCTTGGTGTATGGGTGTAATAAAGATTCAGATAGAGTCTATCTTTGGAATTCTATGATATCTCTAAAACCTACTGTCAATGGTCCATGGCTCATAATGGGAGACTTTAATAATGTGCATTATGTGGATGAAAGAATAGGGTCTCAGGTTACTGATTCTGAGGTGAGGGAGTTTCAGAATTGTGTGGATATTTGTAGTCTGTATGATATGATCTCTACTGGTGCCTACTTCACCTGGAATAACAAGCAAGAAGGTGATGCTAGAGTGTTCAGTAGGATAGATAGAGTTTTGGCCAATGATGAGTGGATTCTTAATGGACCCACGGGTGTTGTTTCTTTTCTACAAGAGGGGCTGTATGACCATAGTCCTTGTCTGATTAAGTTAGGGGAGGACACTGTGAGAAGGAAAGGATATTTtaagtactttaatatgtgggggaAGAGTGCTAATTTTAAGAACATTGTCACTGAGATTTGGAGGCAGCCTATTCAAGGTTGTCGTATGTTTAAttggtcaagaagcttaaaaCTCTGA